The DNA sequence AATTTTACTTGCCCCTTTGTCCATATTTCCCCCTAGGAAATTATTTCTGATACCTAAACAGTTACTTTGGTAAATCTCTTAGGGCATTTAAGCATGAAAATATCAGCCTCAAATTTTCATAAGAATGTGTGTCTGTGGAATACCCTTAAACTGGTGTATTTATAGACAGGTACCTAAATTCTTTCAGACTATCTCTGCAAGCAAAAAGTGGCTAGAATGGAAGACAGCAGTCACCAGGAAATTGACGTGCTAGGGGATGTAGAAAAAGCTAAAGTTGATACAAATTTTCAAGTCATCAGAACATTTTATatgacttaagatttttttttaagcagctgTGACCTAGGTTTTAGCTTTCTGGAACTGAGGCAAAACAAGTAACAGATTAGAAATCACTAATAGTGTACTTAAAACTGTGTTTCCGAAAATATGATGGCTTCTGCTCTGACTCATTATCCGTATGCAGATAGTGGTTGTGAATAAAACAAGGATTGGTGGCTActtcctaaaaacaaaaatgatcaaaCTAAAATGATCAAAGAGGTGATTTAGTAGATTGTGCTTTGTAGCATTAACAGAAGAGTACATCTGCCACCTTAGTTAAGACTTTTCACGCTAAAAAGATAAGACCTAGAGAATGTAAAGTcagtaaaattattaattttatatgcaGACTTTATATATAGACTTTAAAGCTTGCACTTTGTCCACCACTGTGTATTTGTTACCTAGAACACTTCCTCACATCTAGTATAATAGTTGATCAACAATTCTTTGTTTTCGAATGAAAAAGGGAAAGCCTAGAATATTAGGTAAAACAGTATTCTTTGAAACTTTGGAGAGGTGATTTTAGGACTCTAGACTAAATATGTGAATGGATTTGTAGTTAAGATAAATTTTTAGATGATAAATCTATAACAAGCCATCAAGAAGTTAAAAGTGATGCCTAACATTCTGAAAATTAACTTTTGAGAAGACTGCTACCATGATTCCCAAACTATTTCTTTTGCCATTGTAACAAATAGAATATAATTGAATGAAGTATATTGTGCTGACCTACCATAACATTTCTAatggaataaaaaaggaattaattttaataagggTAAGAAGGAACTACAGATACTGTACATATAAGTAATAATCATAGAATATGAAAGGAGATAAATCATTAAAGGAAACCTATAAATTTAAGTCTGATGCCAGAGAGGTTCTTGGGAGGGGAAACAATACATAACCAAAGGTTTAGAATACTGATTCATCTTTTTCTATCATGGCTATGTCTGAGAAATGCTATCTCATATGTAAGGGTTAGAAATTTccattcatgttttaaattttgaagtaaCTTGTTGATGTTAATTAAACTTGTTATAGATCTTAATGAGTGTCATTATGAAGTTAACCTGCAATGTTGCGTACCTATTTCTTATACCAACCAAAAGAAAAACTGggaatatttttttacttaatttatagGGATGTTaatgtgactttaatttttctctacccTTAACCATATAACTTATATTGCAGAAATTGGAATGGGATTAACAGGATTTGGAGTGTTTTTCCTGTTCTTTGGAATGATTCTCTTTTTTGACAAAGCACTACTGGCTATTGGAAATGTgagtttttgaatatatattttaactaaattCATAAGGAAATTTTAACTACAAATGCATTATTACCTGCTattaaatttggggaaaataattcACTATTACTCATATGTAATTTCTATTACATCCTCTATTTCCATCAGGAATGAAACCTGTCAGCTTTCTGTTTAGATAAAAGGTAAACACTTAATGAGGTTTTCTGATTCCATAACTGCTCTGTTAAGTGTTTGTTACGTGATTTATAACAGATTAATGAAGACTACCTCTAAATAGGAGTTCAAAATAAATGACTTAATAGTCCCATGTTTTGGGAAATTTGTTAAagtattttgactttaaaaatctgAGACTTCACATTTGATTCAGCTGTATAGCATAAACAGATTtctaaaaaccttttaaaaatatatatctctatTTTAGTGGCTGACTTGCTTAGAATGGGTTGTGTATTGTTTGGAATGTGTACTATGCTATCCATGTGTGGAGGTTATGTAAAagttctagaaattaaaaataaccctTCTAAGAAGACAATAAAGTCACTGAATAATGATTAAATATCTTTTGAACCATATATACCATTAGACTTTTCACTGGAAATAGGAAAAGATAAAGGATggcaaaattatacaaaattgaTGTTTTAATAAAGGATAATATAAACAGCATTGGTGTCCCAGAATATGAAGCTTAACCATTAGACTTAatataaagtgaaatatttttcactAAAGAAAGTAAATGGGGGAGGGCaagtatttggaaataaaacacaGTTGAAAAAGCAAGCTTCTAATAGATCATCATTACTTGTCCACGAtcagaaaacattcaaaatatatgtatatttgaacACATGgttgtaattttatttctgcaACGCCAGATATTCTGGAATTAACAGAACTAAAAAGTTCTTCCTGGCTTTGCATTGTTTCTTCTACTAGCAACTTAGCTATGTCAGTATTTCTCCCATCCATAGAAACTCCTATGGTCTGTAATGAATATTTCAGAACCAGGAGGGAATACCTCTGGGTGATGTTTATGGGCAGCTTTCCTCTTTATGCCTTGCCAACTCATCTGCTTGACTAAGCCATCCTCATCCAGCTGAAACTAGGAAAACTACTGCAAATGTAGATGCCCCTTGGTAACGTCTAATCTTTTTtcgtttctctttttctccatttaatcAAGATAGAAGAGGAATGAGACGAGTGGAATACAACTACAACTTTAACATGCTTAACCAACTCCTTGGTTCTGCTTCTTGGTTATGCATTGCAGTTCTCTCTGGCCAATTGCCCACATTAAAAGCCAAACAAATGTTCTTCTTTTTATCATATTTAGCTTTGACCTTACTTTTCAAATTTATGCACTGTGTTTAACTGCTTTTTCTGtgttgcattttctttctcttctaggtTTTATTTGTGGCTGGCTTGGCTTTTGTAATTGGTTTAGAAAGAACATTCAGattcttctttcaaaaacataaaatgaaagctACAGGATTTTTTCTGGGTGGTGTATTTGTAGTCCTTATTGGCTGGCCTTTGATAGGCATGATCTTCGAAATTTATGGATTCTTTCTCTTGTTCAGGTAAGGCAATCATTTTCTCTTTAAGTAAGCCAATGTGTCAGATAATTATTATGGAAAACCCAGATATTTGCATCAGTGTCAGGAAGAAGATGATCATTTCCTTAAAAGGAATTTTGTTTAGGCTGAATCGTTTATTACAGCTTTAGATCAATCAGTTATAGAAGTGTTTATCAAATGTAAATGTTTGCCTAAGTAACAGTATAAACTATCTTGTATTGTCAAagcaataaaattcattttatgggCATTTTAAGGTATTCTCTTTATGATTGATATTTTCATCAACTAAGCAGTGATCAATCAATCCAGCATTTTAGTGTGTAGAACCTTATACTTCACAGTTACTGCCAATTGATGGCAATTTGtttaatgtatatacatattgGAAAATTCTGTATCAAATACACTATGGGAAATTTTGATCagttaatattttacaaatgccCATtagcaagtaaacaaataatagtacgcatatgagaaaatgttggtcttaattatttattccataaatacaTACCCTTCATCTTATGTTAATACCTACCAGGCACTGTATTACCCACAGGAGACATAAAATGAATTAAGTGTCAAATCTGCTTTATGGAATCTCTCATTTCTAACATGGGAAATAGACTGTAAAGACATCAGTAGGATATATGCATAATGCCATTATAGATgtatatgcaaaatattatagGATTGTAATTACAGAAGGAATTAATAAATCCAGGGAGAGATAAGAAATGGTTACTTATAAACTGGGCCTTGAAGAGTGGGTTAGAATTCATCCTACAAATAGGAAGGGAAGGATTGTTAACTGGACAGAAGGAACAGACAGTGTCATGAAAGTATACAGCTTATTCTGGAAAGAATGAAGAGTCCCATAGAATAGTAACACACggtaaatggaagaaaatggtGATGAGACTGAAAAGGAAGGTTGGGGCTAGGTTGCAAACTTCCTTTGATGACTGGTtaagaaaagcatattttatcCTGTAATCAAATCTGGGATGGGGAGCAGTATTCAAGGAAGGCGGTGCCACAAAGATTTTTAAACCAGAAGTGATATAACCAGGTAGGTGTTTTAGGAAGATTGGTCTGATCAGTATGAAGTGTgtattaaagagaaaaactgaaggCAGGGAAGCCAGTCAAGAGGCTGTTGATACACTACAGAGTATAGAGATCTGCTTGATTGGAATCTTGGAACACTCTTGACATTTTAGGGTGGGTGGAGAAAGAAGAGACTAGGGGATGGTGTAGGAGAGGAACTAGGAGTAAAGATCTTAGTGGCTAAGAGAGAAGAGAGTAAGGAAGAGGAGTTTATCAAGGCAGGTGTATCTTGCATCAGAAAACTCAAGCAATTTAAGGACTAGGAGAATGGCTTTCTCAATTATGTAGAGATTTTAGCAATGAGGGTTAAAAGCCAAAGCTGATCTGTGAGATGAATAAAGATGGGGAGACTTAGCGTCATTGATAAAGTTGAAATAATACGTTGGCTTCGAGGTTTAGAGAAGTCTATAAATACTGGGTTTTGTTATGTTCTGAGATATTCTTAGTATAAGGTATAGTGCCAAGAGTCTTTGGCGTTGTTTTTCTAGATGTTTATAATTCTAAATAATAGCATTGAAATCACAtgctgttatattttttaaaataccaataattGTGATTGTGTTTGaaatgtgtacatataccatCAACATaagaactatttctttttttttttttttttttgagacagagtctcgctctgttgcccgggctagagtgagtgccgtggcgtcagtctagctcacagcaacctcaaactcctgggcttaagcgatcctactgcctcagcctccctagtagctgggactacaggcatgcaccaccatgcccggctaattttttgtatatatatattttagttgtccatataatttctttctatttttggtagagacggggtctcgctcttgctcaggctggtctcgaactcctgacctcgagcgatccacccgcctcggcctcccagagtgctaggattacaggcgtgagccaccgcgcccggccaagaactatttctgtaatttaaaaaaaatcctgctttCTATTTAACTCTTCCTTTAGTCCATGTATTTTGACTTCTGCAGATTCATAATAGAAATTCTattcattttagtattttcattCCTATGTGTGGAGAAAACacaaactgtttttcctctgctctcaccaCAATCAATACAgtagacttctgtgaccaaatcaGTGGGGGTTTTTCCTTCACAAAAcaagcaatcaattctgcagcagacaccagctggatGTGCTCCAATTCAATTCTTATACAATCTACGTGGAGATAGCACTAGATcacacaggttgagggctcagtccacAAGACTGCCCCTCCCATGATGTCATTCGCAAGCTCCAGGCTGTTTTACTGGTATTTCTGACCAAGCAGCTAtaagttggggttcccatgacaccctccttgggttcaattaatttacCAGAGCAGCTCACAGATCTCAGGGAAGCACTTTCTTACATTTACTAGTTTGttgtaaaggatattacaaagggtACAGATAAAGAGATGCATGGAGCAAGATGTGGGGGAAGAGGGATGGttgagcttccatgccctccagGGTgagccaccctccaggaacctctaCACATCCAGCTAGCTGGAAGCTcccccatcttttttttctttttctttttctttcttttttttttttttttgagacagaatctcactctgttgcccaggctagagtgccatggcgtcagcctagctcacagcaacctcaaactcctgggctcaagcaatcctactgcctcagcctcctgagtagctgggactacaagcatgcgccaccatgcccggctaattttttctatatatttttagttgtccatataatttcttaatatttttagtagagatgaggtctcgctcttgctcaggctggtctcgaactcctgagctcaaacaatccacctgccttggcctcccagagtgctaggattacaggcgtgagccactgcgcccgccTCCCTCATCTGtcttttttgggtttttatggaggcttcattacatagacacaatgattaaatcattggccattggtgattgtCTCCACCTTCAGCCCATCTTGCCTCCTTGGAGTGTGGAGGGTGGAGCTGAAAGTCCCAACCgtctaatcctgccttggtcttcctGGTAACCAGCCCCCATCCCAAAGCTACCTAGGCTGCCAGCTACTGGTCAACTCATTAGCACACAAAAAGACATCACCTTATGGAGAGTCTAAGGATTTTTTGAGTCATATGCCACAAAATGGGATCCaagaccaaatatgtattttataatattacagTACCTAATTTTAAGACCCAGAAAAAGTTTATTTcctgtgcatttttaaataaactattttattctcttcctaTAATGAGGTGGCTTAACTGAtccacaattaattttaaaatggttagAAGCTGTGTAACTTCTGTAGACTTGTATTTCTACCAAAAAATGGGACATAGTGAGGATTACCTTCTGTCAGACAGTTTCTCAGTGTTGTTGACACTtagtatttatttagtaaatgacagctgttattattttcaataatatgGTCTGGACAATCCCTTTCTTTTGATCAGTTTCACCCCATGCAACTTAGCCATAGTTGAAGAAATCTTCAGCAGCTGAACTGAGATAACTCATAATCTGAGCATGTGACGTAGCTAGGCCTTACTACATGCTTCTCACATTCTTATCACaaatcacaaaattttaaattatgtttgtaGTTATTCATAATTCCAAGTTTGAAGTctaaaacattcaaaattttaatggGATCCTTTCTTTTTACTTGGTTAGCGATTGATTTTTGTAATGgaaaaatgtgtaaattttaagaactttcttttttccct is a window from the Eulemur rufifrons isolate Redbay chromosome 16, OSU_ERuf_1, whole genome shotgun sequence genome containing:
- the GOLT1B gene encoding vesicle transport protein GOT1B → MISLTDTQKIGMGLTGFGVFFLFFGMILFFDKALLAIGNVLFVAGLAFVIGLERTFRFFFQKHKMKATGFFLGGVFVVLIGWPLIGMIFEIYGFFLLFRGFFPVVVGFIRRVPVLGSLLNLPGIRSFVDKVGESNNMV